The following coding sequences lie in one Microvirga sp. 17 mud 1-3 genomic window:
- a CDS encoding LysE family translocator, giving the protein MDITGLLVFATALFIAAASPGPGIAAIVARVLGRGTRGAAAFGAGLAIGDVVWLTFAIVGLAALAQTFHEVFLVIKYAGAAYLLYIAYRLWTAPAAAREVAADGKAEHPFRLFLGGFAVTMGNPKVMVFYLALLPTILDLTRVNLLGYAELVLATLSVLAVVLGAYIVLAARARRLFTSPRAIRILNRTTGTVMAGAAAAVAAR; this is encoded by the coding sequence ATGGACATCACGGGCCTCCTGGTCTTCGCCACCGCCCTCTTCATCGCGGCCGCCTCGCCGGGACCAGGCATCGCCGCCATCGTGGCACGGGTCCTGGGCCGCGGCACCCGGGGCGCCGCCGCCTTCGGAGCGGGGCTCGCCATCGGCGACGTGGTCTGGCTGACCTTCGCCATCGTGGGCCTCGCGGCCCTGGCGCAGACCTTCCATGAGGTCTTCCTGGTCATCAAATACGCGGGCGCCGCCTACCTGCTCTATATCGCCTACAGGCTCTGGACGGCCCCGGCCGCGGCCCGGGAAGTAGCGGCGGACGGCAAGGCCGAGCATCCGTTCAGGCTGTTCCTCGGCGGCTTCGCCGTGACCATGGGCAACCCGAAGGTCATGGTGTTCTATCTGGCGCTCCTGCCGACCATCCTCGACCTGACCCGGGTCAACCTCCTCGGCTATGCGGAACTCGTTCTGGCGACCTTGAGCGTTCTGGCCGTGGTGCTGGGCGCCTATATCGTGCTCGCGGCCCGTGCCCGCCGCCTCTTCACCAGCCCCAGGGCCATCCGGATCCTCAACCGGACCACCGGCACTGTCATGGCAGGTGCCGCTGCTGCCGTAGCGGCACGCTAG
- a CDS encoding CPBP family intramembrane glutamic endopeptidase codes for MTILRPFLAMGGLGLVGVLSLVPGLDAAVEQIRHLPDAPPVSDAALTAILLIQPTVLVLVAIAIGVLLAERAGLVSILLRRSRGKAAPEAAGGWLNALILAGIAGTVAALADLTLRRLSPGSFTHIPRLDDVPLSGRITALLYGGVTEELMIRFGLMTLLLWLGMRVLRGRRPRGLVWIAIALAALPFAAGHLPALMSLGPPDEVLILRTLALNGLLGLVYGWLYASRSLEHAMLAHMATHAIFWTATPLLSALGL; via the coding sequence GTGACCATCCTCCGACCCTTTCTGGCCATGGGCGGCCTCGGGCTCGTCGGCGTCCTGTCACTTGTCCCAGGCCTCGACGCCGCCGTCGAGCAGATCCGGCATCTGCCGGACGCGCCACCCGTCTCCGACGCGGCGCTGACGGCCATCCTGCTGATCCAGCCGACCGTCCTCGTCCTGGTCGCCATCGCCATCGGCGTTCTTCTCGCCGAGAGGGCGGGCCTTGTGTCCATCCTCCTGCGCCGCAGTCGCGGGAAGGCCGCGCCGGAGGCGGCCGGCGGCTGGCTTAACGCCCTCATCCTGGCGGGGATCGCCGGCACGGTGGCGGCCTTGGCTGACTTGACCTTGCGTCGTCTCTCGCCCGGCTCCTTCACCCATATCCCGCGCCTCGACGACGTGCCCCTCTCGGGCCGGATCACAGCCCTGCTCTATGGAGGCGTCACCGAGGAGCTGATGATCCGCTTCGGGCTCATGACCCTGCTGCTCTGGCTCGGGATGCGCGTCCTGCGTGGCCGTCGCCCCCGCGGGCTCGTCTGGATCGCCATCGCCCTGGCGGCCCTTCCCTTCGCGGCCGGGCACCTGCCGGCGCTGATGAGCCTCGGCCCTCCCGACGAGGTCCTGATCCTGCGCACCCTCGCGCTCAACGGGCTTCTCGGCCTCGTCTATGGCTGGCTCTACGCCTCGCGGAGCCTGGAGCATGCCATGCTGGCGCACATGGCCACCCATGCGATCTTCTGGACCGCGACACCGCTCCTATCGGCTCTCGGTCTTTAG